The sequence below is a genomic window from Candidatus Bathyarchaeota archaeon.
CAGTGTGGCTTCAACACCTAACGATCAATACTGGAGTCTGCAGTGGGGCCTAAGAAGGGTAGGCGCCGATTATGCGTGGAACACCACCGTGGGCAGCGGCGACTTGCTGGTTGCAGTCATCGACACAGGCGTCGACTACACTCACCCTGACCTGCAAGCCAACTATGTCGGGTTAGGCTACGACTTCGTCAACAACGACAGCGATCCCCTCGACGATTTTGGGCACGGCACCCACTGCGCCGGCATCATCGCCGCCACCGTAAACAACACCATAGGCATCGCTGGAGTAGCCCAAGTGAAAATCATGGCTGAAAAAGGACTTGGCGCCGAAGGCTCCGGCTCATACGTTTCCTTGGCGAACTGCATCATCAACGCCACCGATGCAGGCGCAGACATCATAAGCAACAGCTGGGGCGGCTCAAGCGCCAGCAGCCTCATCGAAGAAGCAATAAACTACGCCATCGCGCACGGAGCGTTGGTTATTGCCGCCGCGGGCAACGAGAACACTGACCAGCCTCTATACCCAGCCGCCTATAACGGAGTAGTCGCGGTTGCTGCATCCAACGTCAGCGACACCAAAGCGTCTTTCAGTAACTATGGCAGCTGGGTGGATGTTTCCGCCCCAGGCGTCATGATTTACTCCACCATGCCCACCTATCATGTAACGATGAATGACCAGCCCCGATTCACCACAACCTACTCCTATGCCAACGGCACCTCCATGGCGTGCCCCGTTGCGGCAGGCGTAGCAGCGTTGATTTGGAGCAGGTACCCCAGCATGACCGCGGAGTTTGTACGTGAGCAACTGGAGGCAACCTGCGATGACGCAGGCACCCCCGGTTTTGATAATAACTTTGGTTACGGCATAGTTAACGCGCAAAGAGGCATCGAGGAAGCCCCCGTAGCCCATGACCTCGCCGCGGCAACATGGGTTAAGCCTTCGTTTGCCATGTTGGATGCTGCTCAGAGCTTCAATTTAACGGTATTAAATCGGGGGCTAATGAATGAAACCAACGTGCAGATTAGCCTTTTAGTTAACGGCTCCACCGTTGACTCAACCTCTATCTTGGCGTTAGCGGCGTACCGAGCCGCCTCTGTGGTTCTATCCTGGACGCCCAGCGCGGTAGGAACCTACAACGTAACCTACTCCGTGACGGCTGCCAACGGGGAATCCAACTTCGCCAACAATTATCTGTCAACCACCTACGCCGTGGTATCTGCACCAAGCGAAGCCGGTTGGACACGAATTGCCTCCCAGATGGACTACGACTTTGACACCTGCAACGTAAAGGCAGTCTACAGCCAGCTGATGTCTGGCGGAGTGTTCTTTAAAGTAGAGTACTATCGCCCATGGAATGAATCCTCGACGGACCTTGACGTCGCCATAATGCTTGACGTGGACCAGAACATAAGCACGGGGACACCCCAGGATTACTATCCATTCCAGAATAACTCGATTGGCTCTGACTTCTTGATTATTGTCGGCAAAGAAGGAAACCAGGTATGCCGATGGGATTCAGCCATGCGCCAATTCGACTTCAACAACCCAATGGACCTGCTCTACCTTGACGCACCCGACGGTTCCACCTTCTTTGTCGTGGGGGTCTCCGCAGAAAACATGCAGGCGACAGGGGTCATGGATTGTTCACTTATCGACCTTGCCCCCATCTACTATCAAAATCAATGGTGGGTTCTTTGGAATTGGGTGCCTGGATCAGGATATTTCCCGTTTGCGGCGCAGCCAAATCCACATGACTTAGTAGTGACTTTAGAGACCCCAAGGTTCTGGACCCCGCAAACGGCGTTAACTGTAACTGCGAAGGTGTTTAATTTGGGGCAGACCAGCGAGGCAAACGTGAACCTGCAATTACGCGTTGACGGCGAAGTAGTTAACAGCTCCAGCTTTGCCAGCGTAGGCAGCGGCGAATACAAAATGGCAACCTACACTTGGCTTCCAACCACCGGGCACTATAACATATCCGCTTACGTGGTACCCATAACCGGCGAATCCAGCATCGCAAACAATCTTCGAAGCCGGCTGGCCTCGGTTAGCCAAAAAATCGCGGTTATCTCAGACAACAATGAACTCTGGCAAACGCTAAACATTCTAGACTCGATGAACATAAACTACGACTACGGCAACGACAACGAAGTCAACCAATACACCGCCGACATTAATGTTTTAGGCGCTTATCCAGCCGTGATTTACTACAACGCCGGTCGAAACATCACCGCGCAGGAGCAAACCGCATTAAACCAGTATTTAGCGGAGGGCGGCAACCTGCTGGTGACGGGGCTTGATTCGCTTTTGAATTCAGATGCAAAATTAGCCGACGTTTTACGGGTGACAGCAAGCGGCAGCGACGTTATCTCCAAAAATGTAACCGTCGTAGATTCCACGCATCCCATAGTTAACGGCGGCTACGGCTCATTCGGAATTGGATACGGCATATCTGGACTCAGCGCAGACAACGACGCCGTGGAAGCCGACACACACCGAAACGCCAAAGCAATAATTGAGTTGACGGATGGACACGACAAAATCGTCGCCGCCGATTCTTTGCCGGGTAAAGTGGTTTACTGGAACGGCATGGGAACAAGCGACTGGCTAGGCAACGCGGACTGCACCTCTATACTCAAGAATACGCTGCTGTGGTTTGGAGATGTTTCTGCGCCAACAACAACCGACGACTACAACGGGGAATGGTGGATAGCGGACTTCACCATCAACCTCTCCGCCACCGACTACTTCGGCGTAAACCAAACCTACTACAGAATAAACGAGGGCGCAACCCAGACAGTAGCTACAGATGGGCAGCCCAGAATCACCACTGAAAGCGCAAACAATACACTGGAGTACTGGAGCACCGACATCGCTGGAAATACGGAGCTGCATCACGTTTTATCCCTGATAAAGCTGGATAAGACGGGCCCCGTTGGCACGCTTCAGATCAGCGGCAGCGGCTACGTAACATCCACCGATATAACGTTGACTTTAACTGCCAACGACCCCATCTCAGGAATCGCCCAGGTCCGATACAGCAACGACGGCGTATGGGACACTGAGAAATGGGAGCAGATGAACACCACCAAAGCCTGGACTTTAACGGCAGGCGAAGGCAACAAAACCGTTTACTGCGCTCTTAGAAACAACGCGGGAATTACTTCTGTAATCTCGGCTTGGGCAATCCTTGATACTGTGCACCCCAATGGGTCTATAGTCATTAACGGCGGCGCCAACTACACCAACACCGCCCAAGCAAACCTCACCCTAACCTTGACGGACGATAACACAGGCGCGGCGTGGATGCGTTTTAGCAACGACAATTCCACCTGGAGCAATTGGCAAGCCTTTGCCTCGGCGGCTTTCTGGAACCTGTCAAGTCTCGACGGCGCAAAAACCGTTTTTGTCCAGTTCAGGGATGCAGCAGGTTTAACCTCCATCTTCACCGACACCATAATCCTTGATGCTACCCCGCCTACCGCCAACGCTGGCGTAGACCAAACCGTCACGGTTGGAGACAGCGTTACCCTGAGCGGCGCCGGCAGCGCGGACAACTCAAATATAACCAGTTACAGCTGGGCTTTTGGGGATAATACCCAGGGCAACGGCGTAAGCGTCACCCATACTTACTCATCCGCGGGAGTGTATAGTGCAACGTTGACGGTGACGGATGCTGCAGGCAACACTGCATCAGACACCGCCGTCGTCACAGTCAATGCAAAAGCCTCTTCCTCCTCATCCTCGAGCTCCACCTCCACAACCCCTATCCCTACCGCTACCCCGAAGCCCACCGCATCCCCCACGCCGACAGAACCCAGCATACAGGCAACCAACGACAGCGGCGCAAACGTCACCTTGAATGTAGATGGCGACATAGCTGCCTCCCAAATCAGCGACGCCGCAATCCATGTGGACCAAGCCGCAGGAACCACCAGCCTATCCTTCACGGTGAGTGGCGAAGACGGAACCAGCGCAACCGGCACCATAACCATACCTAAAAGCCAAGTGCCCCAGGGAACAGAACCCACCATCTACATCGACGGAGTGAAGGCTGAAAACCAAAGCTACACCCAAGACGCCAGCAACTACTACGTAACCTACACCGTGCACTTCAGCACACACACGGTTTCCATAGTTTTCTCAGGCGCCCAGCCCACGCAGCCCCCAACGCAGGATTACACGCTTCTTGTTGCTGGGGCGGTTCTGGCGGCGATTGTCTGCCTTGTGGCGGTGCTTGTGCTGAGGCATCGTGGAAAAAGCAAAAGATAGCCCACTTCCCTTTTTGTGTCATGTTCAGTTAATGCAGGGGTGTTTTTGGGCAGCCGCCAAGGCCAGCCCTGCAGTCTTCGGCAAAATTTTTGCTTCCAAAAAGCCGCCGAGAACCGTCGATTAGGCGTCTATTCGTTTTTGCCCTCGGTGGTTTTAGGCCAGAAAAACGCGCTGGCAAACATTATGATGAAGGATATGAAGATCAGCATGAAGAGGGTGTCGTAGGCTTGTCCGACGGTGGTTTGCCAGAGGAAGCATTGGAAGTAATCGTTGGCATATGGGCCTGGTCCAGACCAACTCCAGCCTGATCCGTCGACGTTTTGATGCCACACTGGTCCCGACACGATGAGGTCAAGCTGCCAGAGGCTAAAGAACAGAATACAGATCGCAATCATTACGCCCGCCAAGTTAAACACTGAGCGGGAACGCACCATATTCCGCCAAAGATGCTTAGGCATTTTGGGGAGGCTCCGCTGAGCCTTAAGCGAAGCAAGGTTAATGGGTACGGCGTTGGGGTGTTTTTTGCGGTTCAGTAAACCGACGGCGGAGAGACGGGCGGTTTCAAAGAAGCCATACACGAAGACGCCTGTGCCCGCCAGCAACATGCCGAAGCCCGCGTAGTTCATCAGGGAAGCCTTCTCGTAGGAGCCCGCTACAAGCGAGCCGATGATAAGCAGCATGGAGCCGATGCCGATTGCCCAGATGTAGCCTGCCACGGCGAGGGGTTCCTGCTCGTTAGCGCAGCCCATGATGAGTGCCCAGCGCTGCCGCAGAATCCCCACGATGGTGCCAGTTATGCCTAAGCTAAGGATGGCTATTCCGACGAGCAACACGCCAAAGCCAGTGTAGTTGAGCAGGGCGCCTTTTTCGTAGGAGCGGGCTACGATGAAGCCTAAAATCAGAAAGGCGGTGCCCATCGCTAAAGAGAGCATGCTGGGGAAGAGGAAACCGGGTTTGTCCTCTTTGACTTCTATGCTGGAGCCGACCACTGCAAGTTTGGTTTGCCGCGTCGCCATTATGCTGCCAAAGAAGCCGATGACTAGCACGCATATGCCGCTTAGCATCATCACAAAGCCTGTTTCGTTTAATAGAGATGTTTTCTCGAAGGAGTTGCTTAGCAGCCACCCCAGTACCGCGTATGATACACCTATGCCTATGGTCCAGACGCTGACGAAGATGAGGCGGGGTTTGCCGACGGTGTGGTTGTCGCAGGTTGGTTGGCCTAGTTTGCGTCTAAACGTGGAGGCCAATGTTCCGAATATGCCCAGTATTGTGCCTGCGATGCCGATGAGGAGCATTGCAAAGCCGGTGTAGTTGGTGAGGGTGTCTTTGGCGTAGGAGTTGCAGATTATGGCGCCGATTATGGCGATTGCTATGCCGATGGTTATTATTTTTGTTGGTCCTGATAGGGAGTCGGATGGGGTTTTTTGGTTGCTCATTTTGGTTTACCGCTTGTGAAGTCAGGGGGATGCAGGTTAGTTGTGGGGGTTGGCAGATATAACGTTTGAGTTCATGTCCTGAAGCGATCTGCCATGTCACAACAGCCAATCGTATTACGGTTGTATTACAGGTGGAAATGCTTTTATCCAAACCGCCAAACAAAACAGCAAACAAGGAATAAAGCATGAAAACACAAAAACAAAGCAGCGCCAAACGCGCCTCCATAATCGCCATAACAGCCGCCCTCTACACCGTCTTCTTCTTCCTCTCCTACACCATCACCCTCCCAAACTTCACCCTCCTCTACCTCCCCATAATCCTGCTGGGAGTCTTCCCCTTCTGGTTCGGATGGAGCGGACTAGTCGGCTCCATGATCGGGGGCTTTGTCGGCGGCGCCTTCGTCGAAGGCCTAGGCTTACTGGGCATCTTTGAAGCCGTGGTTGCCCTGGTGATTTACCTCATCAACTGGGTCCTTATTCCCAAAATGGCCGCGGAAAACAACAGCAAACGCAGCCTCGCCATCATGATGTCTGTGCTCGCCGTCAGCTTACTGGCAGGCACAAGCTACATACTACTCCAGTACACTGTGCTGCCGCAGCTCTTCACAACCACCCAAGCCTTCGCCGTGCTCATACCCACCTACTTCATCAATTTACCCATAGTGCTGATTGCGTGCCCCGCCCTCATTCGGGCCATTTCACCTAAGCTGCGCACGTGGGGGATGTATGTGGGTAATTTTGCGGAGTGGCGCAAGAAAAACAGTGCCTAATATTAAACACCTTTTTTCCCCTTTTTTGCCGCAATAGTGTCGAATACTTTTAAGTGGCACCGCCCCAAAAGCAACTTGGCGCAGGCACATGAAAACCAAAATCCTCAAAGTAACCCCCAGGCAACTCATCGAGCTATTAGAGGGCAAAGCATCTGCATTGAGTCTGCCAAGCGACACTGAACTTTTAGATGCAAAAGTGGATTTACTATCCAAAGAAGTCACGCTTCTGCTTCAAAGCGGCAGCTTCACCGACGTCCCCGACGCAGCCCCCACGCCAGAACTAACTCCAGCTCCGGCACCAGCCGTGCCCGAAGCCAAAACGGTGTCCCCAGCGCCTAAACCCGCCACACCGCCAGCAGCTAAAGCCTCCGAGTCCAAACCCGCTGAGCTCAGGCCCGAAAGCAGTCCCGCCGTTGCAAAGCCTCCGCAGCCTCCGGCAAGCCGCTATGCTGCCAAGATGGAGAATGAGTTTAGCCCTGAGCAGCGTGAACTGCTTAGTTTCACTGTGAAAGGCGACTTTGTGATTGTTAAGCCGGTGGTTTTCCTTAAAACCGAGTGGGATGACATCAATGAGGTTGTGCGGAGCATCGGCGGCAGATGGGTGAAGGGCGACATCGTCAGCTACTGGGAAATCCCCCTCGCGTAAGCTGTTTTGCGAAAAGGCGCCTAATTTGGAGCTCTACAAAAAGGCCTAGAGGTATTCAGGTCTCTAACAAAAACTACTTATTCCCAAAGTGCCTGATGCTAACTAGGCGTCAAGTATGAAACGTAACAGCGCGCGTTCGCTAACAGCCCTCTTAACCGCAGTGTTGATGATAACGCTTCTGTTAACTTTAAACCCCGCAGTATCCACCTCAGCCGACAGCTGGTCCATGTACCGCGGCAACCAGCAACGCAGCGGCGCCTCAAGCGGCACGGCACCCTCCGTAGGCGACATAAAATGGGTCTACAACGCCTCCGCAGAAGTTGATTCTTCCCCCTCTGTAGCCAACGGACGCGTAGTGGCGGGTTTAGCAAGCGGTGATGTAGTGGCGCTTAACGCGACAACGGGCGCTTTGCTTTGGACCTATGCATCTGAGTCGGGGCAGAGTGCAATTTGGAGTTCCCCAGCCATCGATGGCGGCAGAGTATATGTGGGTAACCGCCAAGGTAACCTGCTGTGCCTCAACGAAACCACCGGAGAGCTGCTGTGGAGTTTTTCTGCAGGCGGCGAAGTTGATTCCTCCCCCGCGGTTGAGAACGGCAAAGTCTACTTCAACGTTTGCGTGCCAAGCCAAAGCGGCTCAACCGTTAAAGATGCCAAGTTTTACTGCCTTGACGTTAACGGGTCAGTGCTATGGAAGTACCAGTGCAGCGGCGGACAGGACTTTTCCTCGCCTGCAATACTGGACAATACTGTTTTTGAATGCACCCTAAACGACGTGGTTGCCCTCAACGCGGACAGCGGCGCCTTACGCTGGAGCACCCACGTTTTCAGCGACGGCTCCATCACCTCCACGCCGACGGTAAGCAGCGGCAAAGTCTTTGTCTGCTCCAACTTGGCAGTCAGCTGCCTTAACGTTGATACCGGCTCGATTCTTTGGACTCAAACCTCATTTGACAGCCAAAGCATAGGGGCATTTCGGTCTTCTCCAGCGGTCATCGGCAACAGCCTGATAGTTTGCTCGAGCTTCGGCACAGTTTTCAACCTGAACACTCAAACCGGCTCGTTGAACTGGAA
It includes:
- a CDS encoding S8 family serine peptidase, producing the protein MNIRKISSLTSLLLIALLMVSSNLAAANTITAANNNQTPPICQQNLTSINHPGEIQNAASLDSWSNQALSAFVDSQNAIEIIVGVDGGVSDQNKIASLAAKYGGDVTGTVSMGAESALVIKTSASTASSFVSQIQSLGSIVKYVEPNGKYSVASTPNDQYWSLQWGLRRVGADYAWNTTVGSGDLLVAVIDTGVDYTHPDLQANYVGLGYDFVNNDSDPLDDFGHGTHCAGIIAATVNNTIGIAGVAQVKIMAEKGLGAEGSGSYVSLANCIINATDAGADIISNSWGGSSASSLIEEAINYAIAHGALVIAAAGNENTDQPLYPAAYNGVVAVAASNVSDTKASFSNYGSWVDVSAPGVMIYSTMPTYHVTMNDQPRFTTTYSYANGTSMACPVAAGVAALIWSRYPSMTAEFVREQLEATCDDAGTPGFDNNFGYGIVNAQRGIEEAPVAHDLAAATWVKPSFAMLDAAQSFNLTVLNRGLMNETNVQISLLVNGSTVDSTSILALAAYRAASVVLSWTPSAVGTYNVTYSVTAANGESNFANNYLSTTYAVVSAPSEAGWTRIASQMDYDFDTCNVKAVYSQLMSGGVFFKVEYYRPWNESSTDLDVAIMLDVDQNISTGTPQDYYPFQNNSIGSDFLIIVGKEGNQVCRWDSAMRQFDFNNPMDLLYLDAPDGSTFFVVGVSAENMQATGVMDCSLIDLAPIYYQNQWWVLWNWVPGSGYFPFAAQPNPHDLVVTLETPRFWTPQTALTVTAKVFNLGQTSEANVNLQLRVDGEVVNSSSFASVGSGEYKMATYTWLPTTGHYNISAYVVPITGESSIANNLRSRLASVSQKIAVISDNNELWQTLNILDSMNINYDYGNDNEVNQYTADINVLGAYPAVIYYNAGRNITAQEQTALNQYLAEGGNLLVTGLDSLLNSDAKLADVLRVTASGSDVISKNVTVVDSTHPIVNGGYGSFGIGYGISGLSADNDAVEADTHRNAKAIIELTDGHDKIVAADSLPGKVVYWNGMGTSDWLGNADCTSILKNTLLWFGDVSAPTTTDDYNGEWWIADFTINLSATDYFGVNQTYYRINEGATQTVATDGQPRITTESANNTLEYWSTDIAGNTELHHVLSLIKLDKTGPVGTLQISGSGYVTSTDITLTLTANDPISGIAQVRYSNDGVWDTEKWEQMNTTKAWTLTAGEGNKTVYCALRNNAGITSVISAWAILDTVHPNGSIVINGGANYTNTAQANLTLTLTDDNTGAAWMRFSNDNSTWSNWQAFASAAFWNLSSLDGAKTVFVQFRDAAGLTSIFTDTIILDATPPTANAGVDQTVTVGDSVTLSGAGSADNSNITSYSWAFGDNTQGNGVSVTHTYSSAGVYSATLTVTDAAGNTASDTAVVTVNAKASSSSSSSSTSTTPIPTATPKPTASPTPTEPSIQATNDSGANVTLNVDGDIAASQISDAAIHVDQAAGTTSLSFTVSGEDGTSATGTITIPKSQVPQGTEPTIYIDGVKAENQSYTQDASNYYVTYTVHFSTHTVSIVFSGAQPTQPPTQDYTLLVAGAVLAAIVCLVAVLVLRHRGKSKR